The DNA sequence TTGCGAAATCTGAGCTGTCGCAGTCTGGATAGACTTGGGACTCTCTACCTCTGCGTTACCAATTTTAAAGCCATTTTCCAGCATGCCTTTAAAATCAATCAAACAGCAGTTAGTCATAGGAGTGTAGGGGCTGTAGTCCAAGTCATGATAGTGTATATCCCCTTTTTGGTGAGCATTGGCTACGTGCTTAGGAAGCATTTGCAATCCGATTGATTTCCCCACAATCCCTGCTGTCAAATCACGTTGAGTATTAAAGACATCGCTGTCTTTATTGGCATTTTCATTGACAACCGCTTGATCTTTATTGAGAAGTTTATGAATGCTAAAGTTGATATCTGTCGCTTTTGAGCGCTCAAAATCCCTCTGTGTCCGATAAGTGATATACTCTTCAGCCAAGGCATATTCTTTGGCTTCAAGAAGTTCATGTTCTACGATATTCTGAATCTCATAAATCTTCACACCTTTAGGGAAACGACTGTGAATTTCGGTAACGATTCTTTCAACTAGACCATTTAGGCGTTTTTCTACTAGAGGCGTAACGTCCATAACCTTTTCCGCCGCCTTGTGGAGAGCCTTGTCAATCTTGTCTACATCAAATACTACACGTCTACCATCTCGTTTTTCAACGAACAAGGTGGGAACGGTTGCAAGCTTTTCTTCTAATACAATCATATCCATGCTCTTTTCTAAAATATTGTTAAATAGTTTATATTCAGTATTATACCACTCTAAAAATAAAAATCAATATCTTGTGTTAAAAATCCTAAAATTTTTAAAATTCCACAAGATATTGATTTTTGTTATTTGAATTTATAAAGCTTAAACTCGCTAGTATCTGTCTGAACAAGCTCATAGTTTTCACTGAGCCAGCTCTCTACATCTGACCACAAGGCAACTTTTTGATTGACCACAATCATCTTCGGTTGATTCTCTTTCAGATCATTCATCAGTTTGGTTTTATTTTCGTCGCTTGCAGTATAGAGTGTTGGAGTTGATAGAGAAGTCGGCGCCAAGCGTTCACTTGCACGGTAGAAATCAGGACGATCATCCCAAGCATAGACACGATCCTCAGAACTCGTTTGCTGCTTTACCATGCTAGCAAGACGTTCTCTCTCCTGATAAGTCGCTGGATGCGAAAGGTAGCGACTCACGATAGGAAGAACAATAAGATAGGCAAGGGCAATCAGTGGTAGATAGAAATTTCCTTTAAGGAAAGAAGTTTGTTTCTCACGTCTTCTTCTACGACGACTGCCTCCATCCGAAACATCTTCCTTGATTCCTGTCAGAAGGAGCAAGACCAAGAAAGGAATTAGTACCACAAGATGAGTACCGTTGATGGGTTCTTTGGAAAAAATCAAGAGCCCCAAAGAAAGCAATAAGCCCAAACTAGCAGCAATCGATAGGGAATATTGCTTAGCTGATTTTGACTGGAACAAACCAGAAAAGAGCAAACTAAGGGAACCTAGCCCAATAGCAAGTAAGCCGTAGAAGGCTGCATTTTCAAGCAAATGCGCATTTGAAAAGAAGCTAAGAGTATTTACCGGATACAAGGTCTGGCTAATGGCATCCCCAAAACTACCTGTTAATACTGTATAGTAGCCCAAAGGATAGAATAAGAGTGAGAACCCTAAGGCTGACGCAAAAAATTGATATAAACCATGAACAAAGTGACCTTTGCCTAAGTTAAAGCCGATAATTCCCAAGGCTAGTGTAGCTGCAAATAAGGCTGTTGGGGTTGGCGCAAGGAAGAAAGCGAGAGCAAGGCTCATACCAACACGTAAAAATCCTTTGTCACCGTTTGGATAAGCTAGGTAGTTCGTAACAATGCTAAGTGAATAAAATAGGAAAGGCAAGGCTAGCAAGAGAGCATAGCCACCACCAAAAGCGAGACCTGCTACCAACAAATTAAACACAAACACAAGCTGCTTGGCTTCTTCTACACGGTCTGTAAGACTATCCGCAGATTTAAAAAGAAAAACGCCTGCTCCAAACAAGGCCAACCACTCAACCAAAGCAATCAGAATACTGCCTTGTGAAAGATAGGTAAGCAGGTAATAGAGCAATCCCTCCGTCCCAAAATAATCGGTATACATTTGACCATTTTGATGCAAAGCCCAACCGGTATAAAGATCCTGAGTTTGTCGCGGGCTTACTAAACCAAAAATAAGGGGGATAACCACAGAAATAGCTGTAGCCACTAAACTCCAAAGCAAGATACTAAAAAAGGGAATCGGAGCTCCTTCTCGCTTTTCTGGAACGGACCAGTCTTGGTAATGAGATTCTTCTTGTTTCTCATCTATTTTCCCATATACATTCATTCAATTTCTCCTCTAAGTTTATCTGTTTTAGTATATCAAAATCTTACAGGAATGTCAGCTTGGGATTGATATTTGCTGAATTTCTTATTCAATAGCGCAAAGCGTTCGATTTCACGAAAACGGTGGAATCGACTGTCTCTATACTCTCTAATAAAATCGTCATCTTCTAGATTAAGCATGTTTTTCTCCTTTACCTATCTATTCGTAAGAAGACAAAAAAGATCCAGCCTTGGGCTAGATCTTGATGGATAGTTAGAGCATAGGTGCAAACAACTGGACAATTTCCTTGATCAGGCTTTGATACCAGCTTGTTTTGATGGTGTGGGGATAAATTTCTTGAGAAACTTTAAAAATCTCTTCAAAGTCCCTTTCAATATCAATGATGGACTGCGTTCTATAAAGTAAGACGGCATTTTCATAGTGATGAAGCAAACTCCGATAGTCAAAATTGATGGTTCCCACAGTAGCCGCCTCTCCATCAACAAGCATTTGCTTGCTATGAAGGAATCCCGGGCTATACTCATAAATACGAACCCCCGCAGATAGCAAGTCTGGGTAGGCTCCTCGAGTAACTAACTGAATAACCTTTTTATCTGGGATACACGGCGTCACAATTCGCACATCTACCCCTCTCAATGCTGCATTTTTAATACTTTCAGTTAGATCGTAGTCAGCAATCAGATAGGGAGTCGTGATGTAGACGTAGTCTGTAGCTTGATTGATAAGATTTTGATAGACCGTTTTTCCAACCTGGGCTCGGTAGATGGGTTTGGGACCGCTACTGTAAGGGATACAAAGCCCCATCCCATCTTTGGGTTGATTTTCGAGATGGTATTGGTCAAAGTCACTAATTTCCCCACGGTTAATATACCAAGTTGATAAAAAGAGTCTAGTAAAAGCCTTAACTGCCGATCCATCTAGGCGAATACCGCTATCCTTCCAGTAACCAAAGCGTTCGATATGGTTGATATACTCATCTGCTAGATTGGCACCACCTGTATAGGCAATCTGCCCATCGATAATCATGATTTTACGGTGGTCACGGTTGTTATAGGCAACGGTCAAGCGTGGAATCACCTTGTTAAATTTATGGGCTTCAATCCCTCGGCTACGAAGGTGGATGGTATAATCCCCAGGTAAGGTTGCCATGCATCCAATATCGTCATAAAGGAGTTTCACTTCTACTCCTTGAGCTGCCTTTTCTTCCAAAATCTCCAAAATACTATTCCACATCAAACCTTCTTCGATGATATAGTATTCAAGAAAGATAAACTTCTCGGCTTTTTTGAGATCCTCTAGCATCTGACGCCACATGCTTTCCCCTGAAGGGAAAAAATGGGTATCCGTTCGATTATAGACATCTGCATTCGTGTCCATACTGAGGAGAGATTTGATAACCCCGTAAGCCGACTTGTCTTGTTCTTTTAACTCCAAACGGAGAGCCCTGCTATTGTCCTCTCGGTAAACCATTGATTGGAGCTGCTTTAGCTGCTTCAATTCTTTTTTAGATAAACGGCGCTCTCCAAACATGATATAGAGCAAAGGGCCAAAAACTGGCACAAAGGCTACTAACAACCATGTTACCTTACTCTCAGGATTCATAGATCTATTCACAATCGATACAATGGTCGCTAAGCTTACTAAAATGACAAGGATAATCCAGAGAATCGGAGCCATCCGCCCCAGATAGAGAAATAAACCAAAGACGATAAACAACTCTGCCAACATGATAGTAATACTAAAACCATACTTGGACATGAGTAGCTGCATTTTTCTAGCTGTCATAGATCCCCTTCCTTTTCTAACATTCTCCTTAACTGCTTAATAAACTAATCTTTCTACTAGTATACCTCAGTTCAGGGGTAGATAGCAACCTTTTACTCTTGCCCTTCCATTTTCAGATGTGTATTACAGTTTGAGAGCCAACATATTGACTGTCATACCTGCTGCAGTTCCCATAAGGTAGACGGTATCTCCTTCTTTAACCAATCCATGGTCCAATGAATAGGCCAAGCCAAATGGCACAGAGACTGACACCATATTTCCATAGTCCGTGACGAGATTGAGGTATTGATTCTCAGCCACACCTAGCTTTTCCATAACCAAAGGAAGAGCACGACTTGCTTGGTGAGGAATGATATAGTCCACGTCTGCCAAGGCTAGCTGGGTCTTTTCTTGAAACTCTTCAAACATGACTGGGATTTTACGAGCTGACAAGAGGAGGATTTTCTTTCCCTTCATATCAAACATATAGTTGGTCTTAGTCGCTTCAGAGTACTCTTTTGGTTGAAAAGAAGTCAGACCTCCACGAATTTCCGTATCGTGAGCTCCTTCTGACCAAGTACGTTGGAGACTAGCAATGACCCCTTTTTCCTGATGGCTTTTTTGGAAAATAAAGGCTGCCGCCCCATCACTAAAGAGTTCAAAACTTTCTTTTTGCTTGGGATTGAGCCCTAAACTACCAACCTCACTAGACACGATCAGAACACGATTGTATTCGCCCGCCTCAATCAAGTGGGACATGGTCGATAGGGCAGAAATAAAGCTAGTACAGGTCGTATTGATATCCATAGCTGGAATAGAGAGTCCTTTTGCCACGCGCTCATGAATCAAGGCAGCAGTACAAGGAATAGGCTGAACTCCAACTGCACTAGCTGATACAAGGCAATCGATATCTTTAATATCTAAATTTGCATGTTCAAGCGCACGCTGAATCGCTACCTCTGCCAAGTCGAGTTGCGTTTCTTCATTTTCAACTACACGATAACGAGTCTGGTCTTTGAATTGGACGGTATGTTTGGGAAGGCAAACACCATAACCAGCGATTTCTACATGTCTTTTTACTTCTGTCATTGTCTATTATCCTTTCATAAACGTTGGATTCGTTTGAGTTTACGGCTAGTATCCCAGTGATAATCTGAAAATTGGATTTGAGGAACTATGAACTCTTTTTGCTGGGCCAAGAGTTGGAACTGTGCTAAAATCGCTGTCTCTACGTCCTCATCTCGTTGGCTTAGGCAAACTTCCACTAACTTCTCGGAATGTTGCTTGACTTGGTAATCTCCTACATTCTCCACAAAAAGGATGCAGCGCCTGATAAAGTCTGGATAGATAGTTACCTGTCCCCCATCCAGTCCTTCAAAATAGAAGATGTCGTCAGAGCGTCCTTCGACCTTGTCAATCCGTGTATAGCAGGAGCCACAGGGACAAGGCTCCGGATTTTCAACCAAGATATCATTGAGCTGGTAGCGATAAACAGGCTGACTGCTTCGTTTAAAGTCCGTAATCACTGGATAGAAACGTCGGTCATCCAGATACCGCTTTTCCACAAAGATAATGTCTTCGTTGAGATGTAGATTACCAGCTGGGCAAGTGCAGGCTAAGAAACCTTCAGTCGCCTGATAAACTTGGTCAATAATGGATAGAGAAAAGGCTTCAGCGATCCGTTCCCTATCACTATCTTCTAAGATTTCTGCCACCGAAACGATTTTTTGTGGATGGATGGCTAACTGTCCAGCCTTGAGACGCTTGCTCAATTCAATCAACATAGAGGCTGGCGCCACAATAATCGTCGGTTGGTAGCTATTGAGACGCTCGATATGCTCATCTGTATGTTTGAAAATATCAAAATACTCTAAACGAATGAGGGCCGTATTGATGGTCTGATAGAGTTCATTATCAGCTCTTAGGAAAAAGGCGATACGATGTCCAAAAAGCTGACCCTTTGGCAACATCTTGGCTAAGATAGCCGCTGCCCACATACTTCGCTCTTTCTCTGTTGTGATAAAGAGGCCCCGATGTCCAGATGTCCCTGAAGACAGACCGACTGCTACTTCGCCTTTAAGTTCACTGAAATCACGGGTTTTCTCACTTTCAATAGCTAAGGATAAGGCTTCATCACGATCCACTCCTTGGGTGTTGAGCTCATTGAAATGTTCCATCATAAAAGCCTTATCCATATGGTCAAAGTCGCTAGGCACCCCATTTTTAAAGTAGGGTGACTCTCGCTTTAAAAAGTCCATATAGTTAGCTAATTGCTTTTTCTGATAGTTTTCTAAGGCTTCTCGAGATTTGAAATGATGAAGCCAACGCGTTTGAATAAAGGTTTTAAGAAAGGTTATTTTTTTCATGTAAGATTGACTCTATCCTTTCTACAGGGTCATGACTAACAAGCACCTCAATTCCGTCTTTCAAGACTTCCTCCAGAAACTCTGTCCCCTTGATATAGTCCACCTTGTTATCTTGAACCAAGGAAGGAATCAGGTGCATCTGTTTGGTGTAAGGCAAGAGGTCAATTCCCCAGCAAAGATCTGCTGCAATGAGGAGATTAAGGTCTGGAAGATACAGACAGGCTTGCCCCCTAGCATGCCCATCAACAGAAGCTACTAGGATACTGCTATCTCCAAAGAGGTCACAAATCGGACCATAGGGAAAGTTTGAATAGCGCTGATTTGCCTTGATAACGGTCAGTCTTTTCTCAAAATCAACTGGTAAAAACTCTTTAAAGACCAAATCCTTGAGCTTGGGTTTCTGGTAAACTTCAAAAACCTCTTGAGTCAGGATAAATTGAGCGTTCGGGAAAAAACTTGCCCCTCCTAAATGGTCTGGATGGAGATGAGACAACATGACATAAGTAATCTCTTCTGGTCTAATTCCTTTTGCCTTCAATAAGTATGAAATCTGATCCTTTTCCGTCATCTGAACAGGAGTTCCTAGACGGTAAAAACCATAGCGTAGCTTCGTCTTAATGTTATAGTGATAACCCGTATCATATAGTAGATAGCCCTTGTCTCTGTGCTTAATCAGAAAGACGCCAGCTGGGAAGGTCATCTTTTTATTCTTGACTCCTTTAAATAGCAAACCCGCATAACTAGTACAATATCCGGCAGGGAAATAATCAATACTTTCGATAATCTTGGACATATTGTTCAATCCCTTCTGAAATACTGATTTGAGGGCGATAACCCAAGTCTCGCTCCGCCTTGCTGATGTCCAGCGTCTGGCTATACCGCAGCAAATAATAGGTATAGCGTGTCAGAGCCGGCTCGCCTTTAAGTTTCAAGGTCTTATAAAGAAACTCTAAACTACTTGCAATAGCTGAAAGAATAGGAGCCGGCACTTTTCTGTATGTTATCGGATAGCCCAGTCCTCTCAGGGTTTCTTCTATCAAATCCTTAAAGGCTCTTGGTTCCCCGTTGGTAATATTATAAACTTCGCCACTAGCTTGAGGAGCCTCTAGAGCCAAGCGAATGGCCAGAGCGACATTTTCCACACAGGTCATATCCATGAGCTGACGGCCATCTCCTATCAAGGGAATGCCAATTCTCTGACTGAGTTTGAGAACCCGAGGCAAAATACTGGTATCCCCAATCCCAAAAAGCCCACGAGGTCGTAAGATAATGCTCGGAACATCGGGATAATCCTTAAACAGCTTCTCCGAAGCCAGTTTACTACGGATATAGTTGTTAAGCTTATTTTCCTGAGGCGCATCACTTTCTTTGATAGCTAGCTGATCTCGAGGAGTAGCATAGATGCTAGGCGAGGACACATAAACCAAACGCTGAATACCAGCCTCTCGGCAAGCATCCAGAACATACTTAGTCCCTAAGACATTTGTCTGGTAGAAATCCTCCCAAGGCCCCCAAACGGTAGAAAGAGCACCCGCATGCACAACCATGTCCATCCCCTGACAAGCCCGAGCCAAGTCCTCTTGCTTGGTCAAATCTCCCTGAAAAAATGCCACAGAGGAGTTTTCTAAAGACTGACCCACCTTGCGATTGCGTCCAAAAGCGCGTACCTGATAGCCCTGCTGACTGAGCTCTTCAACAACATACTTGCCTAGAAAGCCCGTAGCACCTGTTACCAATACTTTCTTCATTTTTTACTTCTCCTTGTCCCCTAAGAGCCGATGTATTTCGCTCTTCAGAATCTCTGTTGGCTTATAGATTTGAGCTGCACGACTAAGTTTGTTCAAGTCTGCCCAGTCATCTCTAGCCAACAACTCATCAAAGGCGCGTCCAATCGCTTCCGTATCCTCTCGTTTAGCAGTCAAGGCAATCCCTGCCTCTAATCCACGAACTGCATAGTCATACTGATCATAGTCATGGGGGAGAATCAAGGCAGGCTTACCATAGATGATACACTGGTAAAAAATACCTGCACCACCATGATGAATCACATAATCCATCTGAGGAATGTACTCCTTATAGGGAAGATAGGATACCACAGAAACATTGTCCATGACCTCCTCACATTGGAAGTCTTGTCCGCCAAACCCCAGAGTCACAAAGAAGTGGCAATCTGGATGCGCTTTAGCCAATTGTTGTGTCTGATAGAGGAGATTGTCTTTGGCCCATGCTAGCTGAGTGCCACAGGAGACAAGGACCTTCTTATAACCTGCATAAGGAGACAAATCGAGGGGATAATTTTCTGCCCTCTCAATCGAAGAGCCAAAAGGTCCAACCCAAAGGTAGTGCTCTGGAAAATCACTTTTCAGCTCCAACTCTTTCATCCCAATTCCCAAGATGGAATAGGGTGAATAGATGGTTTCCTGACCTTTCTGATTGTAAAGCTTAAAATCGTAACGTTTCAATCGTTCTCTCAATAAAAAGCTTACGATTCGTTTCCCTAAACGAGTCCCTTTTCTTCCTAGCCATTGCAGAGCAGATTGGAAAGATGTTTTTGGACTGCCCATTCCTCCAAAGAAACAAGGCGGTCCATCTGTCGTTTCAATGGCAAACTGTGTCGCCATCGTGGTAATCCAGGGAATATTCAACTGTTCCGCTACAAGTCCTCCAGAGAGGGTTATAAAGTCCGCAATCACAATATCCGGTCTATTTTCCTGCCACTCTTGCACTAATTGATCTGAAACCACATTGATCAAATCAAGACTAGCTGACAACTGTCGATAAGCAGAAAAAAGGTTTAACTGCCCGTCATTGTTAGCTACACGCTCAAACTCATCTACACAATTTTCTAAAATGGGAATCACCCGGAATCCCATCTCCTCTGCTACAGTTTTTCGTTGTGGTCCTGTAAATAATCGAATCTCATACAAGGGATCCTTCAACAAGGGTGCAAGTAAATTCAGTGTTGGGAAGAGATGCCCACTTAAGGGCACTACAACCACATCAATTTTGATTTTTCTCATATGTCTAGGATAGCAAATTTTTAAAAAAAGAACTACCAAAATGATAGTTCTTTCCAATATTATTTATATTTTGAAGAATAAGTCGCTTCCACTCTACTTGATTTTTAGAAGAGTTCTTTGTAGAGAGCAATGGTTTCTTCTAAAGTTGGCATAAATGGATTGCCTGGCGCACATGCATCGATCAAAGCATTCTTAGAAAGGTAGTCAAAGTCAAAGTCTTTTTCTTGGATACCGAGTTCAGTGAGTTTCTTCGGAATACCAACAGTTTCAGAAAGTTTCTCAATCTCAGCGATAGCATAGTCAGCACATTCTTGGTCTGTTTTCCCTTCCACATGGAGTCCCAAGGCCTTGGCTACATTGCGAAAAGCTTCTGGTACACGCTTGGCATTTTCACGTTCTACAACTGGGAGAAGCATGGCACAGCAGACACCATGTGGCAAGTTATATACTGCACCAAGTTGGTGAGCCATAGAATGAACATAACCCAAACCAGCATTGTTAAAGCTCATACCACCGAGGAAGATGGCATTGACCATCGCCTCACGCGCTTCAATATCTTGGCCATTTGCCACAGCACGAGGGAGGTACTCCTTAATGAGTTCAATCGCTCCGATAGAGAGTTTCTTGGTCACATTATAAGCACCTGGTGTTACCAAGGCCTCGACAGCGTGAGTAAGAGCATCCATGCCTGTCGCCGCTGTCAATCCTTTCGGTTTTGAAAGCATGAGTTCTGGATCATTGACAGAGATGAGAGCGAGGCTGTTCTTATCAACCATTACCATCTTGACCTTGCGCTCTTCATCAGTAATAACATAGTTAATGGTAATTTCTGCAGAAGTTCCAGCTGTTGTATTGATTGCAACCACTGGCAAGCCTTTTTTAGCAGACTTGTGGAGACCTTCGTAGTCCTGTGGTTTTCCACCATTTGTAGCGATGATAGAGATACAACTAGCCGCATCCTGTGGAGACCCACCACCAAGACTGATGATGAAGTCACATCCATGATCTATCAGGGTAGCCACTCCGTCTGTGACGTTCTTGCAAGTCGGATTTGGCTCCACATCGCTAAAGATCACATATTCGATTCCTTCAGCATCTAAGGGTTTTAGGACCTTAGGTAAAATATCACTTCCTTCGATGAACTTATCTGTCACCAAAAGAGTCTTCTTATACCCTAGTTCCTTGATATACGGACCTACCTCATTTACAACACCTTTACCAATAAGGTTAACTGCCGGAACGTAAAATGTAGCCATATGTTTTTCCTCCTGCGCCTTTGCGCTATTTGATTATTTCCCTTAAGTATACGACCTTACCCTTCATTTTACAAATATTTGTAAGCGCTTTAAATAAAAAAACGGTAAAGAACCACTGGTCACGTTTTTAAACAAAAAAGCTCCAAAAAGATGGATTTCATCTCATTGGAACTTCTACTTAATCATTATTGCTTAGTTAATATCACTCGGTCAGATGCCTCTCGGTCCATATCATCAATTATCATTTGATTACCATTAACCGCGTAAATTTTAACATCATCTCCGATAATGACACGTTGATTTTCTGGCTCAAAGGTGACTTGCTTAATTTCCTTATCTCCATCTGGCTCGACCTCAGTCCATGTACCAGTTTTACCTGTTACAACAAGAGTGATTTGGTCATTCTCATCTTTTCCAGTATAGGTACCATCGATATTCGTAGGTTGAGCTACAGTAGTGTCCTGACTTGAGGATGCCTGTGGTTGACTAGCACTTGTAGCAGTGCTAGAAGATGATTCTTGTTGAGTAGATGATTGCTGAGCAGATTGCTGGGTAGGGGCTTGTGCCTTAGGTCCACAAGCTGCTAAAAGACTAAGAATTGCTAAAGAAGCAATAGAAAGTGTGAATGTTTTCGTTTTCATAGCGATTTCCTTTCTTTTGTGCCAATGTTTTGCTGGAATCGTTTTCGATTTTTCCTCCCCCCCAGTATAGCAACTTAGGTCTAGAAGGTCAACTAATCTCACGCTTTCCCACCAAACCCGCTCGCACTTCCGAGATAAAGTAAAGGGAGCCCGTCACGAAAAGCAGGTCCTGATCATTAGCATTTTCTTCAAATTCGCTGATAAAATCACGATAAGAGTCAACCAGTTTATAACCAGAAACATCGCTTTCTTCTAAAGAGCCTTGGTAATCAAAGCCAGTCACCTTGACTTCCGCCTCTGGCAAAGCATCTGTTAAATAACCTAGCATCCCTTGATAATCCTTACGTTTAAGGGCGCCAAAAAGGATTTGAACTTGGAAGCCTTGCTGGATTTTTTCCTGAATAAACTCAACTAAACGACTTAAAGCTGGAAGATTGTGAGCCCCGTCTAGGTAGATATGCGGACGAATCCGTTCCAATCGACCGGCCCAGTGGGTCTCTTTCAAGGCCTGTCTGACAAGCTCTTCTTCGACACCTTCCTCTCTTGACGCCATAAACAGAAGAAAAGTTTGTAAAGCCAAGGAAACATTTTCTTGCTGATAGGCACCTTCCAACCCGATTTCAAGCCGTGAAAAACTTGCTAGCTTACTTGAAAAATTCCCCGCATTTAAGGTGAAGTCTTGCCCGGTTTGATAAAGGTCTACGTCTAACTCTCTCGCTTTACTTTGGCAGACAAGCTCTGCTTCTGGAGAAAGCTTAGCAATGACCGCCTTCTTGCCAGACTTGAAAATACCAGCTTTCTGATCTGCTATTTCCTCCAAACTATCGCCCAAGGTCTCCTGATGATCTAGACCAATAGAGGTAATAACTGCAATCTCCCCTGTTACGACATTAGTGGTGTCAAGAAGACCACCAATC is a window from the Streptococcus oralis genome containing:
- a CDS encoding NAD-dependent epimerase/dehydratase family protein, coding for MKKVLVTGATGFLGKYVVEELSQQGYQVRAFGRNRKVGQSLENSSVAFFQGDLTKQEDLARACQGMDMVVHAGALSTVWGPWEDFYQTNVLGTKYVLDACREAGIQRLVYVSSPSIYATPRDQLAIKESDAPQENKLNNYIRSKLASEKLFKDYPDVPSIILRPRGLFGIGDTSILPRVLKLSQRIGIPLIGDGRQLMDMTCVENVALAIRLALEAPQASGEVYNITNGEPRAFKDLIEETLRGLGYPITYRKVPAPILSAIASSLEFLYKTLKLKGEPALTRYTYYLLRYSQTLDISKAERDLGYRPQISISEGIEQYVQDYRKY
- a CDS encoding glycosyltransferase, whose amino-acid sequence is MRKIKIDVVVVPLSGHLFPTLNLLAPLLKDPLYEIRLFTGPQRKTVAEEMGFRVIPILENCVDEFERVANNDGQLNLFSAYRQLSASLDLINVVSDQLVQEWQENRPDIVIADFITLSGGLVAEQLNIPWITTMATQFAIETTDGPPCFFGGMGSPKTSFQSALQWLGRKGTRLGKRIVSFLLRERLKRYDFKLYNQKGQETIYSPYSILGIGMKELELKSDFPEHYLWVGPFGSSIERAENYPLDLSPYAGYKKVLVSCGTQLAWAKDNLLYQTQQLAKAHPDCHFFVTLGFGGQDFQCEEVMDNVSVVSYLPYKEYIPQMDYVIHHGGAGIFYQCIIYGKPALILPHDYDQYDYAVRGLEAGIALTAKREDTEAIGRAFDELLARDDWADLNKLSRAAQIYKPTEILKSEIHRLLGDKEK
- the cls gene encoding cardiolipin synthase, with translation MTARKMQLLMSKYGFSITIMLAELFIVFGLFLYLGRMAPILWIILVILVSLATIVSIVNRSMNPESKVTWLLVAFVPVFGPLLYIMFGERRLSKKELKQLKQLQSMVYREDNSRALRLELKEQDKSAYGVIKSLLSMDTNADVYNRTDTHFFPSGESMWRQMLEDLKKAEKFIFLEYYIIEEGLMWNSILEILEEKAAQGVEVKLLYDDIGCMATLPGDYTIHLRSRGIEAHKFNKVIPRLTVAYNNRDHRKIMIIDGQIAYTGGANLADEYINHIERFGYWKDSGIRLDGSAVKAFTRLFLSTWYINRGEISDFDQYHLENQPKDGMGLCIPYSSGPKPIYRAQVGKTVYQNLINQATDYVYITTPYLIADYDLTESIKNAALRGVDVRIVTPCIPDKKVIQLVTRGAYPDLLSAGVRIYEYSPGFLHSKQMLVDGEAATVGTINFDYRSLLHHYENAVLLYRTQSIIDIERDFEEIFKVSQEIYPHTIKTSWYQSLIKEIVQLFAPML
- a CDS encoding 3-oxoacyl-[acyl-carrier-protein] synthase III C-terminal domain-containing protein, which gives rise to MTEVKRHVEIAGYGVCLPKHTVQFKDQTRYRVVENEETQLDLAEVAIQRALEHANLDIKDIDCLVSASAVGVQPIPCTAALIHERVAKGLSIPAMDINTTCTSFISALSTMSHLIEAGEYNRVLIVSSEVGSLGLNPKQKESFELFSDGAAAFIFQKSHQEKGVIASLQRTWSEGAHDTEIRGGLTSFQPKEYSEATKTNYMFDMKGKKILLLSARKIPVMFEEFQEKTQLALADVDYIIPHQASRALPLVMEKLGVAENQYLNLVTDYGNMVSVSVPFGLAYSLDHGLVKEGDTVYLMGTAAGMTVNMLALKL
- a CDS encoding MBL fold metallo-hydrolase translates to MSKIIESIDYFPAGYCTSYAGLLFKGVKNKKMTFPAGVFLIKHRDKGYLLYDTGYHYNIKTKLRYGFYRLGTPVQMTEKDQISYLLKAKGIRPEEITYVMLSHLHPDHLGGASFFPNAQFILTQEVFEVYQKPKLKDLVFKEFLPVDFEKRLTVIKANQRYSNFPYGPICDLFGDSSILVASVDGHARGQACLYLPDLNLLIAADLCWGIDLLPYTKQMHLIPSLVQDNKVDYIKGTEFLEEVLKDGIEVLVSHDPVERIESILHEKNNLS
- a CDS encoding F390 synthetase-related protein, whose protein sequence is MKKITFLKTFIQTRWLHHFKSREALENYQKKQLANYMDFLKRESPYFKNGVPSDFDHMDKAFMMEHFNELNTQGVDRDEALSLAIESEKTRDFSELKGEVAVGLSSGTSGHRGLFITTEKERSMWAAAILAKMLPKGQLFGHRIAFFLRADNELYQTINTALIRLEYFDIFKHTDEHIERLNSYQPTIIVAPASMLIELSKRLKAGQLAIHPQKIVSVAEILEDSDRERIAEAFSLSIIDQVYQATEGFLACTCPAGNLHLNEDIIFVEKRYLDDRRFYPVITDFKRSSQPVYRYQLNDILVENPEPCPCGSCYTRIDKVEGRSDDIFYFEGLDGGQVTIYPDFIRRCILFVENVGDYQVKQHSEKLVEVCLSQRDEDVETAILAQFQLLAQQKEFIVPQIQFSDYHWDTSRKLKRIQRL
- a CDS encoding damage-inducible protein CinA, with the protein product MNVYGKIDEKQEESHYQDWSVPEKREGAPIPFFSILLWSLVATAISVVIPLIFGLVSPRQTQDLYTGWALHQNGQMYTDYFGTEGLLYYLLTYLSQGSILIALVEWLALFGAGVFLFKSADSLTDRVEEAKQLVFVFNLLVAGLAFGGGYALLLALPFLFYSLSIVTNYLAYPNGDKGFLRVGMSLALAFFLAPTPTALFAATLALGIIGFNLGKGHFVHGLYQFFASALGFSLLFYPLGYYTVLTGSFGDAISQTLYPVNTLSFFSNAHLLENAAFYGLLAIGLGSLSLLFSGLFQSKSAKQYSLSIAASLGLLLSLGLLIFSKEPINGTHLVVLIPFLVLLLLTGIKEDVSDGGSRRRRRREKQTSFLKGNFYLPLIALAYLIVLPIVSRYLSHPATYQERERLASMVKQQTSSEDRVYAWDDRPDFYRASERLAPTSLSTPTLYTASDENKTKLMNDLKENQPKMIVVNQKVALWSDVESWLSENYELVQTDTSEFKLYKFK
- a CDS encoding iron-containing alcohol dehydrogenase, which translates into the protein MATFYVPAVNLIGKGVVNEVGPYIKELGYKKTLLVTDKFIEGSDILPKVLKPLDAEGIEYVIFSDVEPNPTCKNVTDGVATLIDHGCDFIISLGGGSPQDAASCISIIATNGGKPQDYEGLHKSAKKGLPVVAINTTAGTSAEITINYVITDEERKVKMVMVDKNSLALISVNDPELMLSKPKGLTAATGMDALTHAVEALVTPGAYNVTKKLSIGAIELIKEYLPRAVANGQDIEAREAMVNAIFLGGMSFNNAGLGYVHSMAHQLGAVYNLPHGVCCAMLLPVVERENAKRVPEAFRNVAKALGLHVEGKTDQECADYAIAEIEKLSETVGIPKKLTELGIQEKDFDFDYLSKNALIDACAPGNPFMPTLEETIALYKELF